Proteins co-encoded in one Planctomycetota bacterium genomic window:
- a CDS encoding response regulator transcription factor has translation MCIDDNELLIDCLRRLCAQHAWIEWAGAATSDRGVVDLVRARRPHVILLDVDMPGIDTFALVASIFAAAPDARVLMLSGHLKPVDIERAFDSGVWGYMCKSDDPWLIFDGVRRVARGEVVLSDDARAVHTHHPPRSRAAPPPTGPSTRSNDFSTGNA, from the coding sequence ATGTGCATCGACGACAACGAGTTGCTCATCGACTGTCTCCGACGCCTGTGCGCGCAGCACGCGTGGATCGAGTGGGCGGGCGCCGCCACCAGCGATCGCGGCGTCGTCGACCTCGTGCGCGCACGCCGCCCCCATGTCATTCTGCTCGACGTGGACATGCCCGGCATCGACACCTTCGCCCTGGTCGCCAGCATCTTCGCCGCCGCGCCCGACGCCCGCGTCCTCATGCTCAGCGGGCACCTCAAGCCCGTCGACATCGAGCGCGCCTTCGACAGCGGGGTCTGGGGTTACATGTGCAAGAGCGACGATCCCTGGCTGATCTTCGACGGCGTCCGACGCGTCGCGCGAGGCGAGGTCGTGCTGAGCGACGACGCTCGCGCCGTGCACACCCATCATCCGCCCCGAAGCCGCGCGGCGCCCCCCCCCACTGGTCCTTCCACGCGGTCCAACGACTTCTCGACCGGCAATGCCTAA
- a CDS encoding serine/threonine-protein kinase: protein MLDRARVRQVFADAADLPAEQVAAFLDHACGDDAALRREVESLLVAASRRPGFLGAPTAAPPAPRPVGESVGTTIDQYRLLEEVGQGGFGTVYAAEQLAPVQRRVAVKILKLGMDTRAVIARFEAERQALAMMDHANIARVFDAGATESGRPYFVMELVKGEAITSYCDQNNLDIAERLGVFVQVCRAVQHAHAKGVVHRDIKPGNVLVSTQDGRPHAKVIDFGIAKATQQHHAEKTAFTELRQFVGTPEYMSPEQAEGSQNTDTRTDVYSLGVVLYELLTGATPFDPVALRAAAYDEIKRIIREVEPPKPSTRVSTLGDSIASVAAQRRTPPARLSPLLRGDLDWVVMRCLEKDRARRYPTPDALAADLEAFLRGDAVSAVPPTSAYRVRKFAARNRGLVAAIGAVFAVLLLGVAGTTRGMIAAQRAERTAQRERGAAATVRDFLRETFEGVAPQVARGRDTALLSALMDNAAARIESGELRESPLAALELRLVIAEVNLTLARYEHARRITAPIDATASMPDRLRSRLLLLRAELALADSDLDRSESLLADAQRIHDSQTHPDPVLYVQLLGARAHAALERNRLSEAIELQRRALSAARALPRPDPDLVADRLYRLGNALNKAGHESAALEAWADALRVLDQAAGDDNDTMSSPTRVDVLVARAALHAQHADPQLALADLHAAQRLGERLFTPNHPTMLGIRYALANVHLHSGDGRDALAEFAVLLAANRASFGPESLHVATTLDSIAEIHFMARRWSDALDTALEVERIRALHLPPEQQAALGGWTTIVNSLCRLGRSAEALPLARRSFELQRATLEPASEPGIVGRYVYIQCLYAANQLAETIAQGRSFITLCAEQRPDDPPPSLLDVYVITASAMLDNADPRDLPECERFLRTCIQERLALHGENDPRVAFARIWLGRTLGAAALAPDMQPPDGGQLARLREAESLIAPNFQTLADNVWRLDPSIRARRVHDAADSLIALYDAWDRFEPGMDRSDDARKWRERRDAVLRAVEAGLPTPTR from the coding sequence ATGCTCGATCGCGCCAGAGTCCGGCAGGTGTTCGCAGACGCGGCTGATCTCCCGGCGGAACAGGTCGCCGCCTTCCTCGACCACGCGTGCGGGGACGACGCCGCCCTCCGGCGCGAGGTCGAGTCGTTGCTTGTCGCGGCGTCGCGCCGGCCGGGCTTCCTGGGCGCTCCCACCGCCGCGCCCCCCGCCCCCCGCCCCGTCGGCGAGTCTGTCGGCACCACGATCGATCAGTACCGCCTTCTGGAAGAGGTCGGCCAGGGCGGGTTCGGAACCGTGTACGCCGCAGAGCAACTGGCGCCCGTGCAGCGCCGCGTCGCGGTGAAGATCCTGAAGCTCGGCATGGACACGCGTGCCGTCATCGCGCGCTTCGAGGCCGAACGACAGGCGCTCGCGATGATGGACCACGCGAACATCGCGCGCGTGTTCGACGCGGGCGCGACCGAGTCCGGGCGGCCGTACTTCGTGATGGAGCTGGTGAAGGGCGAGGCGATCACCAGCTACTGCGATCAGAACAACCTGGACATCGCCGAACGCCTGGGCGTCTTCGTGCAGGTCTGCCGCGCCGTGCAGCACGCGCACGCGAAGGGCGTGGTCCACCGCGACATCAAGCCCGGCAACGTGCTGGTCTCGACGCAGGACGGGCGCCCGCACGCTAAGGTCATCGACTTCGGCATCGCCAAGGCGACGCAGCAGCACCACGCCGAGAAGACGGCCTTCACCGAGCTTCGCCAGTTCGTCGGCACGCCCGAGTACATGTCGCCCGAACAGGCCGAGGGATCGCAGAACACCGACACCCGCACAGACGTGTACAGCCTGGGCGTCGTGCTGTACGAACTGCTCACGGGCGCGACGCCCTTCGACCCCGTCGCGCTGCGCGCCGCGGCGTACGACGAGATCAAGCGCATCATCCGCGAGGTCGAGCCGCCCAAGCCCAGCACCCGCGTCAGCACACTCGGCGATTCCATCGCGTCCGTCGCGGCGCAGCGCCGCACCCCGCCCGCCAGGCTCTCGCCCCTGCTCCGGGGCGACCTCGACTGGGTCGTGATGCGCTGCCTCGAGAAGGATCGCGCCCGCCGGTACCCCACCCCCGACGCGCTCGCCGCCGACCTCGAGGCGTTCCTCCGCGGCGACGCGGTGAGCGCCGTCCCGCCCACGTCCGCCTACCGCGTCCGCAAGTTCGCCGCGAGAAACCGCGGGCTCGTCGCCGCGATCGGCGCGGTGTTCGCGGTCCTTCTGCTGGGCGTCGCGGGAACAACCCGGGGCATGATCGCGGCCCAGCGCGCCGAACGCACCGCTCAGCGCGAGCGGGGCGCCGCCGCGACTGTGCGCGACTTTCTCCGCGAGACGTTCGAGGGTGTTGCGCCGCAGGTCGCCCGAGGGCGGGACACCGCGCTGCTCAGCGCGCTCATGGACAACGCCGCCGCACGCATCGAGTCGGGCGAACTCCGCGAGAGCCCCCTCGCGGCGCTCGAGCTGCGCCTTGTGATTGCGGAGGTCAACCTCACGCTCGCCCGCTACGAGCACGCCCGCCGCATCACGGCGCCGATCGACGCGACGGCGTCCATGCCCGACCGCCTCCGCTCGCGCCTCCTTCTGCTCCGCGCCGAACTCGCCCTCGCCGACAGTGATCTGGACCGGTCCGAGTCGCTGCTCGCCGACGCGCAGCGCATCCACGACTCGCAGACGCATCCTGACCCGGTGCTCTACGTGCAGCTCCTGGGCGCCCGGGCGCACGCCGCCCTCGAGCGGAACCGACTCAGCGAAGCCATCGAACTGCAGCGGCGTGCGCTCTCCGCCGCCCGAGCGCTCCCCCGCCCCGACCCCGACCTCGTCGCCGACCGCCTCTACCGGCTGGGCAACGCGCTGAACAAGGCGGGGCACGAATCCGCCGCGCTGGAAGCATGGGCCGATGCCCTCCGCGTGCTCGACCAGGCCGCCGGCGATGACAACGACACCATGAGCTCGCCCACGCGGGTGGACGTGCTCGTGGCCCGCGCCGCCCTGCACGCACAGCACGCCGATCCGCAGCTCGCCCTCGCCGACCTGCACGCGGCGCAACGCCTCGGGGAACGCCTCTTCACGCCCAACCACCCCACCATGCTCGGTATCCGCTATGCGCTCGCCAACGTGCACCTCCACTCGGGCGACGGGCGCGATGCACTCGCCGAGTTCGCCGTCTTGCTCGCGGCGAACCGCGCGAGCTTCGGACCCGAAAGCCTCCACGTCGCCACGACGCTCGACTCGATCGCCGAGATCCACTTCATGGCCCGACGCTGGTCGGACGCGCTCGACACGGCCTTGGAGGTCGAGCGCATCCGCGCGCTCCACCTGCCGCCCGAGCAGCAGGCCGCCCTCGGCGGCTGGACAACCATCGTGAACAGCCTGTGCCGCCTCGGGCGCAGCGCCGAGGCCCTCCCCCTCGCGCGCCGATCTTTCGAGCTTCAGCGCGCCACCCTCGAGCCCGCCAGCGAGCCGGGCATCGTGGGCCGCTACGTGTACATCCAGTGCCTCTACGCGGCGAATCAGCTCGCCGAGACCATCGCGCAGGGCCGATCCTTCATCACGCTCTGCGCGGAGCAGCGCCCGGATGATCCGCCGCCCTCCCTGCTCGACGTCTACGTCATCACCGCCTCCGCGATGCTGGACAACGCTGATCCGCGCGACCTTCCCGAGTGCGAGCGATTCCTGCGCACCTGCATCCAAGAGCGGCTCGCGCTGCACGGCGAGAACGACCCCCGTGTCGCATTCGCCCGGATCTGGCTGGGACGGACGCTCGGGGCGGCGGCCCTCGCCCCCGACATGCAACCGCCGGACGGGGGCCAACTGGCCCGCCTGCGCGAGGCCGAATCGCTCATCGCGCCGAACTTCCAGACGCTCGCCGACAACGTCTGGCGGCTCGACCCGTCCATCCGCGCACGACGCGTGCACGACGCCGCGGATTCACTCATCGCCCTCTACGACGCCTGGGACCGCTTCGAGCCCGGCATGGATCGGAGCGATGATGCGCGCAAGTGGCGGGAGCGTCGCGACGCCGTCCTGCGTGCGGTTGAAGCAGGCCTCCCCACGCCCACCCGCTGA
- a CDS encoding ECF-type sigma factor: MPPSPSTHEGPDHGPPSGGNPGSDHLLALVYEQLREVARHRLSAENPGHTLQATALVHEAFLRIGQDRRVPFRDRAHFFAVAAEAMRRILIDHARAKGAAKRRPPAAEFLSVVDLAEHRDPEQIMALDAALQRLEGAEPEVAAVVRLRFFAGLSGNETAEALGISPRQVDRLWAYARAWLAREISPSE; encoded by the coding sequence GTGCCGCCTTCGCCGTCAACTCATGAAGGCCCCGACCACGGCCCGCCGAGCGGCGGCAACCCCGGGTCCGACCATCTCTTAGCGCTCGTGTACGAACAACTCCGGGAAGTGGCCCGGCATCGGCTGTCGGCGGAGAACCCCGGGCACACGCTTCAGGCGACCGCGCTCGTCCACGAGGCCTTCCTCCGCATCGGCCAGGACCGCCGCGTCCCGTTCCGCGACCGCGCCCACTTCTTCGCCGTCGCCGCCGAGGCCATGCGCCGGATCCTCATCGACCACGCCCGGGCCAAGGGCGCCGCCAAGCGGCGCCCGCCCGCCGCGGAGTTCCTCTCCGTCGTAGACCTGGCCGAGCACCGCGATCCCGAGCAGATCATGGCGCTCGACGCGGCCCTTCAACGCTTGGAGGGGGCGGAGCCCGAAGTCGCCGCCGTCGTGCGACTCCGCTTCTTCGCGGGGCTGAGCGGCAACGAGACCGCCGAAGCGCTCGGCATCTCGCCCCGTCAGGTCGACCGCCTCTGGGCCTACGCCCGGGCCTGGCTCGCGCGTGAGATTTCTCCATCGGAGTGA
- a CDS encoding methyl-accepting chemotaxis protein, which produces MQLKDLSVGLRFGLLVGVVVLVLGIAGFIIYGKVEATKVQGPAYQRIILGKDLVADILPPPEYIIESYLTTLQLPLADGPQEIERHAARLAKLREEFEGRQDYWAQTLPEGPMRAMLLQECAVPAREFYDLAENRLLPLYRAGKRDEALTLLKGDLRGAYDTHRAAVDRLVVAANDYSATVEREVAAQLQTSWLVLGTTGAAALGIIAAFCAVLARSLTRPLAQFQERFKDIAAGDLTVQLDAARKDELGSVARYFNQLVARLNSTFVEVQASARDIGAGATQNSSASQSLAEGASEQAASLEQIGASVEQMSSMTQRNSEHCKQASVMADSAKRAADNGQRQMTQMTTAMGEIKQSSAEIAKIIRVIDDIAFQTNLLALNAAVEAARAGEAGKGFAVVAEEVRSLAQRSAEAAKSTSGMIEVATRRADNGVEIAAAVGRALDEIAASSSKVDTLLAEVAAASDEQSKGIGQINSGIAELDKVTQQTAGNAEELASAAEQTAAQVSSLQELVRQFKTSAPAQRASSTPARSATPPPAAAVRGLAA; this is translated from the coding sequence ATGCAGCTCAAGGATCTCAGCGTCGGGCTTCGTTTCGGATTGCTGGTCGGTGTCGTCGTGCTGGTGCTCGGCATCGCCGGGTTCATCATCTACGGCAAGGTCGAAGCGACGAAGGTGCAGGGCCCGGCGTACCAGCGGATCATCCTCGGCAAGGACCTTGTTGCGGACATTCTTCCGCCGCCCGAGTACATCATCGAGAGCTACCTCACCACGCTCCAGCTCCCGCTGGCCGATGGTCCGCAGGAGATCGAGCGGCACGCGGCCCGTCTCGCAAAGCTCCGCGAGGAGTTCGAGGGCCGTCAGGACTACTGGGCGCAGACACTGCCCGAAGGCCCGATGCGCGCGATGCTGCTGCAGGAATGCGCGGTCCCCGCGCGTGAGTTCTACGACCTGGCGGAGAATCGCCTGCTCCCGCTCTACCGCGCCGGCAAGCGCGACGAGGCGCTCACGCTGCTGAAGGGAGATCTGCGGGGCGCGTACGACACGCACCGCGCGGCCGTCGACCGCCTGGTTGTCGCCGCCAACGACTATTCCGCCACCGTCGAGCGCGAAGTCGCCGCCCAGCTCCAGACGAGCTGGCTGGTGCTCGGCACCACCGGGGCCGCGGCGCTGGGCATCATCGCCGCGTTCTGCGCCGTGCTGGCACGCAGCCTCACCCGCCCGCTGGCGCAGTTCCAGGAGCGGTTCAAGGACATCGCCGCGGGCGACCTCACGGTCCAGCTCGACGCCGCCCGCAAGGACGAGCTCGGCTCGGTGGCACGGTACTTCAACCAGCTCGTCGCCCGCCTGAACTCGACGTTCGTCGAGGTGCAGGCGAGCGCGCGGGACATCGGCGCCGGCGCGACGCAGAACTCCTCGGCCAGCCAGTCGCTCGCCGAGGGCGCGAGCGAGCAGGCCGCCAGCCTCGAGCAGATCGGCGCCAGCGTCGAGCAGATGTCCTCGATGACGCAGCGCAACAGCGAGCACTGCAAGCAGGCGAGCGTGATGGCCGACAGCGCCAAGCGCGCCGCCGACAACGGGCAGCGTCAGATGACGCAGATGACCACGGCGATGGGCGAGATCAAGCAGTCGAGCGCCGAGATCGCCAAGATCATCCGGGTCATCGACGACATCGCGTTCCAGACGAACCTGCTCGCGCTGAACGCCGCCGTCGAGGCCGCCCGGGCCGGCGAGGCCGGCAAGGGCTTCGCCGTCGTCGCCGAAGAGGTCCGCTCGCTCGCGCAGCGTTCTGCCGAGGCCGCCAAGAGCACCTCGGGGATGATCGAGGTCGCCACCCGGCGTGCCGACAACGGCGTCGAGATCGCCGCGGCGGTCGGGCGCGCGCTCGACGAGATCGCCGCCTCCTCTTCAAAGGTCGACACGCTCCTCGCCGAGGTCGCCGCCGCCTCCGACGAGCAGAGCAAGGGGATCGGGCAGATCAACTCCGGGATCGCGGAGCTCGACAAGGTGACGCAGCAGACCGCCGGGAACGCCGAGGAACTCGCCTCCGCCGCCGAGCAGACCGCCGCGCAGGTCTCCTCGCTCCAGGAACTCGTCCGCCAGTTCAAGACCTCCGCGCCCGCGCAGCGTGCCTCCTCCACGCCCGCACGCTCCGCCACTCCCCCGCCCGCCGCCGCCGTTCGCGGGCTGGCGGCCTGA
- a CDS encoding PAS domain-containing sensor histidine kinase, protein MKLSRADTRADDDVIADLQASNSQLRESERRWREIFHAVPTAIYACDGAGRVIAFNQAAVELWGRVPCVGKDYWCGSHRLYRDDGTALDPALCPMAKAVRGEPFDDSSEVIIVERPDSTRRYVRPHPRPLCEADGSVAGAVNLVVDVTAEVLANQERLATETRFRRMADAAPTLIWMSDTHGQRVWFNRPWLDFTGRTAEQELGDAWMDGVHPDDRATYLDAFRAHFQSRTEFRHEYRLRRADAEYRWVLDQGAPNFAANGAFDGFIGSCVDITDQVAARRLLEEQHSLLEQAVRHRTRELAAASERLRLTDRLATIGTLSAGLGHDMGNLLLPVRMRLDAMEASDLPDEVRDDVAAIRKALDYLQRLTGSLRMLSVDPDREDAQVPTDVAAWWQEAEGMLLNGIPRTTALSADIEPGLPPIQLGKPALTQAIFNLVQNAGDALRTAVEGRVQFRVSRAPCGTCARLTVSDNGPGMSPEARARCLEPFFTTKTRALGTGLGLPLVKSIVARAGGSLEVESTEGGGASVTLIIPLAEPRPTIDPGLQGVAAVQCADPRVASYIDAMLAARRYAVRRAEPDDTTRVWITDRDGPEGLAAALAFLRDRPDRLVISLTDDADSDSGHPRFTRIGQGLRMSALRTALDRAMALAQLT, encoded by the coding sequence ATGAAGCTGTCGCGAGCCGACACGCGAGCTGACGACGACGTCATCGCCGATCTGCAGGCCTCGAACTCCCAACTCCGCGAGAGCGAGCGCCGCTGGCGCGAGATCTTCCACGCCGTGCCCACCGCCATCTACGCCTGCGACGGCGCCGGGCGCGTCATCGCCTTCAACCAGGCCGCCGTCGAGCTGTGGGGGCGCGTGCCGTGCGTCGGCAAGGACTACTGGTGCGGCTCGCACCGGCTCTACCGCGACGACGGCACGGCCCTCGACCCGGCCCTCTGCCCCATGGCCAAGGCCGTACGGGGCGAACCCTTCGACGACTCGTCCGAAGTCATCATCGTCGAACGGCCGGACAGCACGCGCCGGTACGTGCGCCCCCACCCGCGTCCCCTGTGCGAAGCCGACGGATCCGTTGCCGGCGCCGTCAACCTCGTCGTCGACGTCACCGCCGAAGTGCTCGCGAACCAGGAGCGCCTCGCCACCGAGACCCGCTTCCGCCGCATGGCGGACGCGGCCCCCACGCTCATCTGGATGTCCGACACGCACGGGCAACGCGTCTGGTTCAACCGCCCGTGGCTCGACTTCACCGGACGCACCGCAGAACAGGAACTCGGCGACGCCTGGATGGACGGCGTGCACCCCGACGACCGCGCGACCTACCTCGACGCGTTCCGCGCGCACTTTCAGTCCCGCACCGAGTTCCGTCACGAGTACCGCCTCCGCCGCGCCGACGCCGAGTACCGCTGGGTGCTCGACCAGGGCGCGCCCAACTTCGCCGCGAACGGCGCGTTCGACGGGTTCATCGGATCGTGCGTCGACATCACCGACCAGGTCGCCGCACGGCGTCTGCTCGAGGAGCAGCACTCCCTGCTCGAGCAGGCAGTCCGCCACCGCACGCGCGAACTCGCCGCCGCCAGCGAGCGACTCCGGCTCACCGACCGCCTCGCCACCATCGGCACGCTGTCGGCGGGTCTGGGGCACGACATGGGCAACCTGCTGCTGCCCGTGCGGATGCGCCTCGACGCCATGGAGGCGAGCGATCTTCCCGACGAGGTCCGCGACGACGTCGCAGCCATCCGCAAGGCGCTCGATTACCTCCAGCGACTCACCGGCAGCCTCCGCATGCTCTCCGTCGATCCCGACCGCGAGGACGCGCAGGTGCCCACCGATGTCGCCGCCTGGTGGCAGGAGGCCGAGGGAATGCTGCTGAACGGGATCCCCCGCACCACGGCCCTCTCCGCGGATATCGAGCCGGGCCTTCCTCCCATCCAGCTCGGCAAGCCCGCGCTCACCCAGGCGATCTTCAATCTCGTGCAGAACGCCGGCGACGCGCTGCGCACCGCCGTCGAGGGGCGCGTCCAGTTCCGCGTCTCCCGCGCGCCCTGCGGCACGTGCGCCCGCCTCACCGTCAGCGACAACGGCCCGGGCATGTCTCCCGAAGCCCGCGCACGCTGCCTCGAGCCGTTCTTCACCACCAAGACCCGCGCCCTCGGCACGGGGCTGGGCCTCCCCCTCGTCAAGAGCATCGTCGCCCGCGCGGGCGGATCGCTGGAGGTCGAGAGCACCGAAGGAGGCGGCGCGAGCGTCACGCTCATCATCCCCCTGGCCGAGCCCCGCCCGACCATCGACCCGGGCCTGCAAGGCGTCGCCGCCGTCCAGTGCGCCGATCCGCGGGTCGCCAGCTACATCGACGCCATGCTGGCCGCGCGCCGGTACGCCGTTCGGCGCGCCGAGCCCGACGACACCACCCGCGTGTGGATCACCGATCGCGACGGCCCCGAAGGCCTCGCCGCGGCGCTCGCGTTTCTCCGCGATCGTCCGGACCGCCTCGTCATCTCCCTCACCGATGACGCCGATTCAGACAGTGGTCATCCGAGATTCACGCGCATCGGGCAAGGCTTACGCATGTCCGCGCTTCGAACAGCTCTCGATCGGGCGATGGCATTAGCCCAACTAACCTGA
- a CDS encoding DUF1338 family protein has product MSTTFANPIDMQNRLFSELSRMFGREVPLYDKSLLVNSVTNRAVCDLLAACFDGFSITDEQLDKTSGERHGAIRIGRPDEYRWIGRFFACFAMQPHNFYDMTSVGAKSQPVIATAFRSLVHPEHRIFTSLLQTSYFDDDTRRRVEALLARRQVFSPRAMQLIEACERDGGLSSSDADALIAEGTTRIFKWTGRAHDHALYAHLCNAGFKIAADIACFQAHHLNHLTPNTFCMDLYTSAMKFCLGEMKEPTFRTRASTALQRLEQHADAHWMRLHFKHLSRDEIAAFRRAAPAPGTIARAVDALVARLSRDDLRLATLNHAGFKDFTEGPSQDTPVLLRQDAYKALTEPVHFTNPDGTQFDTVHTARFGEIEQRFYATTPHGRELYDRCLAAAERDVPATLAKTDFSAYEAAYASHFAQFPKTLPELLSQGFVYAWFEPTAKGLNARGTIDSTDIFDLVREGYAAYEGLRYEDFLPVSAAGIFASNLNQYGTQSTAAVKPTYTKQMLEEILGKPIIEADVVYRGLHAESLLHTYAELGLTERLDAAARAALERDAAALPPDAASRYAERSVLAARA; this is encoded by the coding sequence ATGTCCACCACGTTCGCCAACCCCATCGACATGCAGAACCGCCTCTTCTCCGAACTCTCGCGGATGTTCGGACGCGAGGTCCCGCTCTACGACAAGTCGCTGCTCGTGAACAGCGTGACCAACCGCGCCGTCTGCGACCTCCTCGCCGCCTGCTTCGACGGCTTTTCGATCACCGACGAGCAGCTCGACAAGACCAGCGGCGAACGCCACGGCGCCATCCGTATCGGCCGCCCCGACGAGTACCGCTGGATCGGCCGCTTCTTCGCCTGCTTCGCGATGCAGCCCCACAACTTCTACGACATGACCAGCGTCGGCGCGAAGAGCCAGCCCGTCATCGCCACCGCGTTCCGCTCGCTGGTGCACCCCGAGCACCGCATCTTCACCTCGCTCCTCCAGACGAGTTACTTCGACGACGACACCCGCCGGCGCGTCGAGGCGCTCCTGGCGCGCCGCCAGGTCTTCTCGCCCCGCGCCATGCAGCTCATCGAGGCGTGCGAGCGCGACGGCGGGCTTTCCTCCTCCGACGCCGACGCGCTGATCGCCGAGGGCACGACGCGCATCTTCAAGTGGACGGGGCGCGCGCACGACCACGCGCTCTACGCCCACCTCTGCAACGCCGGGTTCAAGATCGCCGCCGACATCGCGTGCTTCCAGGCCCACCACCTGAACCACCTCACGCCCAACACGTTCTGCATGGACCTGTACACCAGCGCCATGAAGTTCTGCCTGGGCGAGATGAAGGAGCCCACCTTCCGCACCCGCGCGTCGACCGCGCTGCAGCGCCTCGAGCAGCACGCCGACGCCCACTGGATGCGCCTGCACTTCAAACACCTCTCGCGCGACGAGATCGCCGCCTTCCGGCGCGCTGCCCCCGCCCCGGGCACCATCGCCCGCGCGGTCGACGCCCTCGTCGCGCGCCTCTCGCGCGACGACCTGCGCCTCGCCACGCTCAATCACGCCGGCTTCAAGGACTTCACCGAGGGACCCTCGCAGGACACCCCCGTCCTGCTGCGTCAGGACGCGTACAAGGCCCTCACCGAGCCCGTGCACTTCACCAACCCGGACGGCACGCAGTTCGACACCGTTCACACCGCCCGCTTCGGCGAGATCGAGCAGCGCTTCTACGCCACCACTCCCCACGGGCGAGAGCTCTACGACCGGTGCCTCGCCGCTGCCGAGCGTGATGTGCCCGCCACCCTCGCCAAGACCGACTTCTCCGCCTACGAGGCCGCCTACGCCAGTCATTTCGCGCAGTTCCCCAAGACGCTCCCGGAACTGCTCTCGCAGGGGTTCGTGTACGCCTGGTTCGAGCCCACCGCCAAGGGCCTGAACGCCCGCGGCACGATCGATTCCACCGACATCTTCGATCTCGTCCGCGAGGGCTACGCCGCGTACGAGGGGCTGCGCTACGAGGACTTCCTCCCGGTCAGCGCCGCGGGCATCTTCGCCTCCAACCTCAACCAGTACGGCACGCAGTCCACCGCCGCCGTCAAACCAACATACACCAAGCAGATGCTCGAGGAGATCCTCGGCAAGCCGATCATCGAGGCGGACGTCGTGTACCGGGGCCTGCACGCCGAGTCGCTCCTGCACACGTACGCCGAACTGGGGCTCACCGAGCGCCTCGACGCCGCGGCCCGCGCCGCGCTCGAGCGCGACGCCGCCGCCCTCCCGCCCGACGCCGCCTCGCGCTACGCGGAGCGCAGCGTGCTCGCGGCCCGGGCCTGA
- a CDS encoding response regulator transcription factor produces the protein MPDAQIKLVYVDDHPPLLSAWDRLVRTQPDMKLVAAVERVADVLPVVRQSAVDVVLVDLSLPGAMELIAEIAGEFPKVKTIVYSGRSPLEWSGESKRAGAAEYIDKGTPPKDVLTIIRRVAGAEGP, from the coding sequence ATGCCGGATGCCCAGATCAAGTTGGTATACGTGGACGATCATCCGCCGCTGCTCTCGGCGTGGGACCGGCTGGTGCGGACGCAGCCGGACATGAAACTGGTCGCGGCGGTGGAGCGGGTCGCGGACGTGCTGCCGGTGGTGCGTCAATCGGCGGTGGACGTCGTGCTGGTCGATCTGTCGCTGCCGGGGGCGATGGAGTTGATCGCCGAGATCGCGGGGGAGTTTCCGAAGGTGAAGACGATCGTGTATTCCGGTCGCAGCCCGCTGGAGTGGTCGGGGGAATCAAAGCGGGCGGGCGCGGCGGAGTACATCGACAAGGGGACGCCGCCGAAGGACGTGCTGACGATCATCCGTCGGGTTGCGGGCGCGGAGGGCCCTTAG
- a CDS encoding 2-phosphosulfolactate phosphatase: MPAPDLPPPPEFVVTERPLQVHLHVNLVSPDALVGATVVVIDALRASATIAAALASGATRVVPALTVDDALASGTRWRAMGERVVLGGERGGVLIPGFDLDNSPRRYTPERVAGATVVFTTTNGTAALLHARGGARVLVGAFPNLGAVAEAVANDPRPVHIVCCGTRSEISLDDVLPAGAFVERLVEAGRQLVAEDSGRVALMAWRGALASPGGLNEAMRASRGGRNLARQGLAADVDECAAIDVLRVVPRFVPGAGPDAGVIVREDGGAGEASTA; this comes from the coding sequence ATGCCCGCGCCCGATCTTCCGCCGCCCCCCGAGTTCGTGGTGACCGAGCGTCCGCTGCAGGTGCATCTGCACGTGAACCTGGTGTCGCCGGACGCGCTCGTGGGCGCGACGGTGGTGGTGATCGACGCGCTGCGCGCAAGCGCGACGATCGCGGCGGCGCTGGCGTCGGGCGCGACGCGGGTCGTGCCCGCGCTCACGGTGGACGACGCGCTGGCCTCGGGGACACGCTGGCGGGCGATGGGCGAGCGGGTGGTGCTCGGGGGCGAACGCGGGGGCGTGCTGATCCCCGGGTTCGATCTCGACAACTCGCCCCGGCGGTACACGCCGGAGCGCGTCGCGGGCGCGACGGTCGTATTCACGACGACGAACGGCACCGCTGCGCTGCTGCACGCGCGGGGCGGGGCGCGGGTGCTCGTCGGCGCGTTTCCGAACCTCGGGGCCGTCGCCGAGGCGGTGGCAAATGACCCGCGCCCGGTGCACATCGTGTGCTGCGGCACGCGAAGTGAGATCAGCCTCGACGACGTGCTGCCCGCGGGCGCGTTTGTCGAGCGCTTGGTGGAGGCCGGGAGGCAGTTGGTGGCGGAGGATTCCGGGCGCGTGGCGCTCATGGCCTGGCGCGGGGCGCTGGCGTCGCCGGGCGGGCTGAACGAGGCGATGCGCGCAAGCCGCGGCGGGCGGAACCTGGCGCGTCAGGGCCTGGCGGCGGACGTGGACGAGTGCGCGGCGATCGATGTGCTGCGCGTCGTGCCGCGCTTCGTGCCCGGGGCGGGGCCCGACGCGGGCGTGATCGTCCGCGAGGACGGCGGCGCGGGCGAGGCGTCCACGGCGTAG